From the Pseudomonas baltica genome, one window contains:
- a CDS encoding NADPH-dependent F420 reductase encodes MKIGIIGAGFIGRSVAQLALAAGHEVMLSNSRGPKSLSSVMSNLPGSQVGTVEQAAQFGDLVLLAIPFEHYRSIAARWLEGKTVLDANNYYPERDGHIAALDRFETTTSRLLAEHLCGARVVKVFNAILAQDLLQDGRPRGAADRRALPIAADDAQAAQQVIKLLDELGFDAVDAGNLDDSWRFERAKPAYCRPFDQAGLKQALAAAERQVELPHGSWRH; translated from the coding sequence ATGAAAATCGGAATCATCGGTGCAGGTTTCATTGGCCGCAGTGTCGCGCAGCTGGCCCTCGCGGCGGGGCATGAAGTAATGCTCAGCAATTCTCGCGGGCCCAAGAGTCTGAGCAGTGTGATGAGTAATCTGCCGGGCAGTCAGGTGGGTACCGTCGAGCAGGCGGCGCAGTTTGGCGATTTGGTATTGCTGGCCATCCCCTTCGAGCATTACCGCAGCATCGCGGCCCGGTGGCTGGAGGGCAAGACGGTGCTGGATGCCAACAATTATTACCCGGAACGCGACGGCCACATCGCCGCGCTGGATCGCTTCGAAACCACCACCAGCCGCCTGCTCGCCGAACATCTGTGCGGGGCGAGGGTGGTCAAGGTGTTCAACGCGATCCTGGCCCAGGACCTGTTGCAGGACGGCCGCCCCCGCGGCGCCGCCGACCGCCGCGCGCTGCCCATCGCAGCGGATGATGCGCAGGCCGCGCAGCAGGTCATCAAGTTGCTCGATGAGCTCGGTTTCGACGCAGTGGATGCCGGCAATCTGGATGACAGCTGGCGCTTCGAACGGGCCAAGCCGGCCTATTGCAGACCGTTTGACCAGGCCGGCCTCAAGCAAGCGCTGGCTGCGGCAGAGCGGCAGGTGGAACTGCCCCATGGCTCTTGGCGGCACTGA
- a CDS encoding DNA-3-methyladenine glycosylase: MKQVAGMPVDEIELPLRAPFDWQRMLRFYGGRSSAGVETVEDGCYIRTLDWQGDSGLLRVRQDSHRPCLIARLEGPASRHLAALEGKLMHMFDLYTDPAQVREGLSRDPWLQRLTRQAPGLRIPGAWSAFELVVRTIVGQQVSVKAATTITGRLVARAGRPAEGPSHEGAAWQFPTPAALAAADLNLIGMPTKRVAALQNFAQAVADGLPIDAPALATGASDIAALRKALLGLPGIGPWTVEYVAMRAWRDTDAWPGSDLVLMQAIARQHPTLLKPAQQAVCSEGWRPWRAYAAMHLWNEIADQAGTQRGG, translated from the coding sequence ATGAAGCAGGTAGCGGGCATGCCCGTGGACGAGATCGAACTGCCATTGCGCGCGCCCTTCGATTGGCAACGCATGCTGCGATTCTACGGCGGGCGCTCCAGCGCCGGGGTCGAGACGGTAGAGGATGGCTGCTATATCAGGACCCTGGATTGGCAGGGTGACAGCGGCCTGCTGCGAGTGCGCCAGGATTCACATCGACCGTGCCTGATTGCGCGACTCGAAGGCCCGGCCAGTCGCCATCTGGCGGCGCTGGAGGGCAAGCTGATGCACATGTTCGACCTGTACACCGACCCGGCCCAGGTGCGCGAGGGCCTGAGTCGGGATCCCTGGTTGCAGCGCTTGACCCGCCAGGCGCCGGGGCTGCGGATTCCTGGCGCATGGTCGGCCTTTGAACTGGTGGTGCGCACCATTGTAGGCCAGCAGGTCAGCGTCAAGGCCGCGACCACCATCACCGGGCGCCTGGTAGCGCGGGCAGGGCGACCGGCTGAGGGTCCCAGCCATGAGGGTGCGGCGTGGCAGTTCCCGACGCCGGCCGCCTTGGCAGCGGCGGATTTAAACCTGATCGGCATGCCGACCAAGCGTGTTGCGGCTCTGCAGAATTTTGCCCAGGCCGTGGCTGACGGTTTGCCCATCGACGCTCCTGCCCTCGCGACCGGGGCCAGCGACATTGCGGCGCTGCGCAAAGCCTTGCTGGGGTTGCCGGGCATCGGCCCCTGGACTGTGGAGTACGTGGCCATGCGCGCGTGGCGCGATACCGACGCCTGGCCCGGCAGCGACCTGGTACTGATGCAGGCCATTGCCCGTCAACACCCGACGTTGCTCAAGCCCGCGCAGCAGGCAGTATGCAGTGAAGGATGGCGACCCTGGCGGGCCTATGCCGCCATGCACCTGTGGAACGAGATTGCCGATCAAGCAGGTACACAGCGCGGCGGTTAG
- a CDS encoding heme-binding protein, whose amino-acid sequence MALNRRFALPLLTLTVVLAANAANAAPPALITTQKLPWQTAEQLASKAVQICAARGYSVTAAVVDPSGHEQAVIKGDTVPLQSLSVSYRKAYTAFSYGQAFDKNSTSELIAAHLDGPTNGALNTVPEVLFIPGGVTLRRADHQVIGGLGVSGAPGGDKDEACASEAVKAFQASFQ is encoded by the coding sequence ATGGCCCTGAATCGCCGCTTCGCTTTGCCGCTGTTGACCCTCACTGTAGTGCTGGCCGCCAACGCCGCCAACGCCGCTCCGCCTGCGTTGATCACCACGCAAAAATTGCCCTGGCAGACCGCTGAACAGCTAGCCAGCAAGGCGGTGCAGATCTGCGCGGCGCGTGGCTATTCGGTGACGGCCGCGGTGGTCGATCCATCCGGGCACGAACAGGCGGTGATCAAGGGCGATACGGTGCCGTTGCAGTCGTTGTCGGTGTCTTATCGCAAGGCCTATACGGCGTTTTCCTATGGCCAGGCGTTCGACAAGAACAGCACCAGCGAGCTGATCGCCGCGCATCTGGACGGCCCCACCAACGGCGCGCTGAATACCGTGCCTGAGGTGTTGTTCATTCCCGGTGGCGTGACCTTGCGCCGTGCCGATCATCAGGTGATCGGCGGTCTGGGGGTTTCCGGGGCGCCGGGTGGCGACAAGGATGAAGCCTGCGCCAGCGAGGCGGTGAAGGCGTTTCAGGCTTCTTTCCAGTAA
- a CDS encoding LysR family transcriptional regulator, which produces MHEISDMAVFVEVARQGGFSAAGRSLGLASSVVSDRVKALESRLGVKLLHRTTRSQMLTESGQLYLERARDIVADIAALESLVLEASVAPRGPLRVTAPGPLGRRHIAPLVGAFCQAHPQIQVHLTLDDRFSDIVGEGFDIAVRGGPLIDSQFTGRQLFDTRRVVVASPAYLRAAGTPVTPADLHRHRCLLFNHEGHFHADWRFGRGAQAQTLRVEGALVASNSELPIDWALQGLGLTQKSWWEVAAQVADGRLCTVLDTYEPEPVSFYGIHPVRSAQSRKVGLFIEALSQWFVGFSG; this is translated from the coding sequence ATGCATGAAATCTCCGATATGGCGGTATTCGTCGAGGTGGCCCGCCAAGGTGGATTCTCAGCGGCGGGGCGTAGCCTGGGCCTGGCCAGCTCGGTGGTCAGCGATCGGGTCAAGGCCCTGGAAAGCCGCCTGGGTGTGAAGCTGCTGCACCGCACCACCCGCAGCCAGATGCTTACCGAGAGCGGGCAGCTCTACCTCGAGCGGGCGCGGGACATCGTCGCCGACATCGCCGCGCTGGAGTCCTTGGTGCTGGAGGCCAGCGTGGCGCCGCGCGGCCCGCTGCGGGTGACGGCGCCGGGCCCGCTAGGTCGGCGGCATATCGCGCCCTTGGTCGGCGCGTTCTGCCAGGCGCATCCGCAGATTCAGGTGCACTTGACCCTCGACGATCGCTTCAGCGACATCGTCGGCGAGGGCTTCGATATCGCCGTGCGCGGCGGCCCGCTGATCGACAGCCAGTTCACCGGTCGCCAGTTGTTCGACACACGCCGAGTGGTGGTGGCCAGCCCTGCTTATCTGCGCGCGGCCGGTACGCCCGTGACGCCTGCGGATCTGCATCGACACCGTTGCCTGCTGTTCAATCACGAGGGGCACTTTCACGCCGACTGGCGCTTCGGCCGGGGGGCACAGGCGCAGACCTTGCGGGTCGAGGGCGCGCTGGTGGCGAGCAACTCCGAGCTGCCCATCGACTGGGCGTTACAGGGCCTGGGCCTGACCCAGAAGTCCTGGTGGGAAGTGGCGGCCCAGGTTGCCGACGGCCGCCTGTGCACCGTGCTCGACACGTACGAACCGGAGCCGGTGTCGTTTTACGGGATACACCCGGTGCGCTCCGCGCAGTCGCGCAAGGTGGGGTTGTTCATCGAGGCGCTGAGTCAGTGGTTTGTGGGGTTCAGTGGTTGA
- a CDS encoding ABC transporter ATP-binding protein, translated as MAIADASGSQNAPVQLHNLVRQFGDQRVLDGLDLNIAAGEFVALLGASGSGKTTLLRTLAGLDSIDSGRLRVPKARAAVFQEPRLMPWKRAWKNVVLGLHVDNAKARAIEALTEVGLAHRLNAYPATLSGGEAQRVALARGLVREPELLLLDEPFAALDALTRIRMHELIIELWRKHNPAVLLVTHDVDEAILLADRVIVLADGRIAEQLQIDLPRARHTGQHGFQALRAKLLGQLGVQSQAEPVPEAARYAHG; from the coding sequence ATGGCAATCGCTGACGCTTCCGGGAGCCAGAACGCGCCGGTGCAGTTGCACAATCTGGTGCGCCAGTTCGGCGACCAACGCGTGCTCGACGGCCTGGACCTGAACATCGCTGCGGGTGAATTCGTCGCCTTGCTGGGTGCCAGCGGCTCAGGCAAGACCACCTTGCTGCGCACTCTCGCGGGCCTGGACAGCATCGACAGCGGTCGCTTGCGCGTGCCCAAGGCGCGCGCGGCGGTGTTTCAGGAACCGCGGTTGATGCCCTGGAAGCGCGCCTGGAAAAACGTCGTGCTGGGTTTGCACGTCGACAACGCCAAGGCACGCGCCATCGAGGCACTGACCGAGGTCGGCCTGGCCCATCGCCTCAATGCCTACCCGGCGACCTTGTCCGGCGGCGAGGCGCAGCGCGTGGCCCTGGCCCGCGGCCTGGTGCGTGAACCGGAACTGCTGTTGCTCGACGAACCCTTTGCGGCGCTGGATGCACTGACGCGGATCCGCATGCACGAGTTGATCATCGAGCTGTGGCGCAAACACAACCCTGCGGTGCTGCTGGTGACCCACGACGTGGATGAAGCCATCCTGCTGGCCGACCGAGTGATCGTGCTGGCCGACGGGCGTATTGCCGAGCAGTTGCAGATCGATCTGCCGCGCGCACGCCACACCGGTCAGCACGGCTTTCAGGCGTTGCGGGCGAAGTTGCTGGGCCAGTTGGGTGTGCAGTCGCAGGCCGAGCCGGTGCCCGAGGCAGCGCGCTATGCGCACGGGTGA
- a CDS encoding LysR family transcriptional regulator: MDRLTSMGAFVMAAEFGSYASAAERLGLSAQMVAKHVAALERHLGARLLNRTTRRQSLTELGSAYYERCKHILSEAEAADSLAQIMNDTPRGKLRITAPVAFGSYVLMPFITQFLRQHPEVEIDLHLTDRFIDIVEEGYEVAFRIGPLNNSSLTARPLAPYRLAACAAPRYLAERGTPRTPADLQAHECLSYTYWARPAEREWQFSQGAEHYSVRVNSRLQVNESKALLTAALDGFGIVLGPVDFLQPALQSGELVQLLTDYAAPSREMHLLYTANRQRTAKLRRFIEAVLVRFGRG; encoded by the coding sequence ATGGACCGCCTGACCAGCATGGGCGCTTTCGTCATGGCTGCGGAATTCGGCTCTTATGCCAGCGCTGCCGAGCGCTTGGGCCTGTCGGCGCAAATGGTCGCCAAACATGTCGCGGCGCTTGAACGACACTTGGGCGCGCGCCTGCTCAACCGCACCACTCGCCGGCAGAGCCTGACCGAGCTGGGCAGTGCCTATTACGAGCGCTGCAAGCACATTCTGAGCGAAGCCGAGGCCGCCGATTCGCTGGCGCAGATCATGAACGACACCCCACGCGGCAAACTCAGGATCACCGCGCCGGTAGCCTTTGGCTCCTACGTGCTGATGCCGTTCATCACGCAATTTCTACGGCAGCATCCCGAGGTCGAGATCGACCTGCACCTGACCGATCGCTTCATCGATATCGTTGAAGAGGGTTACGAAGTGGCCTTTCGCATCGGCCCGCTGAACAACTCCAGTCTGACCGCGCGGCCGCTGGCACCCTACCGACTGGCGGCCTGCGCGGCGCCGCGGTATCTGGCCGAGCGCGGCACACCACGCACCCCCGCCGACCTGCAGGCGCACGAATGCCTGAGCTACACCTACTGGGCACGCCCCGCCGAGCGCGAATGGCAATTCAGCCAAGGGGCTGAGCACTATAGCGTGCGGGTCAACAGCCGCTTGCAGGTCAACGAAAGCAAGGCCCTGCTCACCGCCGCGCTGGACGGCTTCGGCATTGTGCTGGGGCCTGTGGACTTTCTCCAACCGGCGCTGCAGAGCGGCGAACTGGTGCAACTGCTCACCGACTACGCGGCGCCGAGCCGCGAGATGCATCTGCTGTACACCGCCAATCGCCAGCGCACGGCGAAGCTGAGGCGGTTTATCGAAGCGGTGCTGGTGAGGTTTGGGCGCGGGTGA
- a CDS encoding LysR substrate-binding domain-containing protein translates to MFASERLKGIDVFVCVADQGSFTAAAERLNLSSSAVSKGIARLENRLGTRLFQRTTRRLALTDAGTTFYRTCTQVLADLEEAELALDIENTEPRGRVRIDLPASYGRLHVLPAILRFVADHPLLLPHISFSDRFVQPVEEGIDIVVRIGGPDAWPAALGHRYLGAQRLIFCASPQYLQAHGEPLDERDLEQHSCVVYGDGNGMANPWYFAGAQPGEMERRVMPARIAVGDGEGQLMAVQAGQGIAQLPTWLASRYLQDGSVVEVLPHLATDGLQMNLVWLKSREMQPKVRALLDMLAECLTPSGANPLATGLGLAPRAVQ, encoded by the coding sequence ATGTTTGCTTCAGAACGCCTCAAGGGCATCGATGTGTTTGTCTGCGTAGCCGACCAAGGCAGCTTTACCGCTGCCGCCGAGCGCCTCAATCTCAGCAGCTCGGCGGTCAGCAAGGGCATTGCGCGCCTCGAGAATCGCCTGGGCACTCGTCTGTTCCAGCGCACCACCCGGCGACTGGCGCTGACCGATGCCGGCACAACCTTTTATCGCACCTGCACTCAGGTGCTGGCCGATCTCGAAGAGGCCGAGCTGGCGCTGGACATCGAGAACACCGAACCCCGTGGGCGAGTGCGTATCGACCTGCCGGCCTCATACGGCAGGCTGCATGTATTGCCGGCCATTCTGCGCTTCGTCGCCGACCACCCACTGTTGCTGCCGCACATCTCGTTCTCCGATCGCTTCGTCCAGCCGGTGGAAGAGGGCATCGATATCGTCGTGCGCATTGGCGGCCCTGACGCCTGGCCGGCCGCCCTCGGGCATCGCTATCTGGGTGCGCAGCGCTTGATATTCTGCGCTTCGCCGCAGTACCTGCAGGCCCATGGCGAGCCGCTCGACGAACGCGACCTCGAACAGCACAGCTGCGTGGTCTACGGCGATGGCAACGGCATGGCCAATCCCTGGTATTTCGCCGGCGCGCAACCGGGTGAGATGGAGCGGCGCGTCATGCCCGCGCGCATCGCGGTCGGTGACGGCGAGGGGCAGTTGATGGCGGTGCAGGCCGGGCAGGGCATCGCGCAGCTGCCCACCTGGCTGGCGTCGCGGTATTTGCAGGACGGCAGTGTCGTGGAAGTGCTGCCGCACCTGGCCACCGATGGCTTGCAGATGAATTTGGTGTGGCTCAAGAGCCGCGAGATGCAGCCCAAGGTGCGGGCACTGCTGGATATGCTTGCCGAGTGCCTGACGCCTTCGGGGGCCAACCCTCTCGCGACCGGGCTCGGGCTTGCACCGCGGGCAGTGCAGTGA
- a CDS encoding molecular chaperone HscC, with amino-acid sequence MIIGIDLGTTNSLVAAWDGEQARLLPNALGNLLTPSVVGLDDQGQLVAGDIARERLQTHPHLTTALFKRHMGSAQETRLGTKAYRPEELSAMLLGSLKADAERALGQPVTEAVISVPAYFSDAQRKATRIAGELAGLKVEKLINEPTAAALAYGLHQKDETTFLVFDLGGGTFDVSVLELFEGVMEVRASAGDNFLGGEDFDDRLVAHFIAKLGTALPDTTRPGINQRLRREAQRVRHALGTTQQARFTLRADDQEWHLDLTQDDLFEIVQPLLDRLRAPIERALRDARIKAADLDEVLLVGGTTRMPLVRKLVATLFGRIPAMQLNPDEVVAQGAAIQAALKARDASLEEVVMTDVCPYTLGIETSVRQGQGYQAGHYLPIIERNSVVPISRSQTVSTLRDEQSAVIVRIYQGESRLVKNNIYLGELEIPVPPRKAGEVDLEVRFTYDNNGLLEAQVHLPINGETRLLVIENNPGVLAKEEIAQRLAALQALKVHPRDQQTNTLLLARLDRLYQENLGDRRQYMAHLAGQFQQLLDTQDERQIREAHSDIMARLVQFELEG; translated from the coding sequence ATGATTATCGGCATCGACCTGGGCACCACCAACAGCCTGGTCGCCGCCTGGGATGGCGAACAGGCGCGCCTGCTGCCCAATGCCCTGGGCAACTTGCTCACCCCCAGCGTCGTCGGCCTCGACGACCAGGGCCAACTGGTGGCCGGCGACATCGCCCGCGAACGCCTGCAGACACACCCTCATTTGACCACCGCGCTGTTCAAGCGGCACATGGGCAGCGCCCAGGAAACCCGCCTGGGTACCAAGGCCTATCGCCCCGAAGAGCTCTCGGCGATGCTGCTCGGCAGCCTCAAGGCCGACGCCGAGCGCGCCTTGGGCCAACCGGTCACCGAGGCAGTGATCAGCGTGCCGGCGTACTTCAGCGACGCCCAGCGCAAGGCCACGCGTATCGCGGGCGAGCTGGCCGGGCTGAAGGTCGAAAAGCTCATCAACGAACCCACCGCCGCCGCCCTCGCCTACGGTTTGCACCAGAAGGACGAGACCACTTTTCTGGTCTTCGACCTGGGGGGCGGCACCTTCGACGTGTCGGTGCTGGAGCTGTTCGAAGGGGTGATGGAGGTGCGTGCCAGCGCTGGCGACAACTTCCTCGGCGGTGAGGATTTCGATGATCGCCTGGTGGCCCACTTCATCGCCAAGCTCGGTACCGCCTTGCCGGATACCACTCGCCCCGGCATCAACCAACGCCTGCGCCGCGAAGCACAACGCGTGCGCCACGCTCTGGGCACCACCCAGCAGGCGCGATTTACCCTGCGCGCCGATGATCAGGAATGGCACCTGGACCTGACCCAGGATGATCTGTTCGAGATCGTCCAGCCGTTGCTCGATCGCCTGCGTGCGCCCATCGAGCGCGCCCTGCGCGATGCGCGGATCAAAGCCGCGGACCTCGACGAAGTGCTGCTGGTCGGCGGCACCACGCGCATGCCTCTGGTGCGCAAGCTGGTCGCCACCCTGTTCGGCCGCATCCCGGCGATGCAGCTCAATCCGGATGAAGTCGTGGCCCAGGGCGCGGCCATTCAGGCAGCGCTCAAGGCCCGCGACGCCTCGCTCGAAGAAGTGGTCATGACCGATGTCTGCCCTTATACCTTGGGTATCGAGACCTCGGTGCGCCAAGGTCAAGGCTATCAGGCGGGTCACTACCTGCCGATCATCGAACGCAACAGCGTGGTGCCGATCAGTCGCTCGCAAACCGTCTCCACCCTGCGCGACGAGCAGAGCGCGGTCATCGTCAGGATCTACCAAGGCGAAAGCCGGCTGGTGAAGAACAACATCTACCTCGGCGAACTGGAAATCCCCGTGCCGCCGCGCAAGGCTGGCGAGGTCGACCTCGAGGTGCGCTTTACCTACGACAACAACGGTTTGCTCGAAGCCCAGGTGCATTTGCCGATCAATGGTGAAACCCGCCTGCTGGTGATCGAGAACAACCCCGGCGTGCTCGCCAAGGAAGAGATCGCCCAACGCCTGGCCGCCCTGCAGGCGCTCAAGGTGCACCCGCGCGACCAGCAGACCAACACCCTGCTGCTGGCCCGCCTCGACCGTCTCTACCAGGAAAACCTCGGCGACCGCCGCCAGTACATGGCGCACCTGGCCGGGCAGTTTCAGCAGTTGCTGGACACTCAGGACGAACGCCAGATCCGCGAGGCGCACAGCGATATCATGGCGCGCCTCGTGCAATTCGAGCTCGAGGGGTAG
- a CDS encoding TauD/TfdA family dioxygenase has protein sequence MSHPLHIEPLALNIGALISGVDLREPLPAEQVAAIRQALIQWKVIFFRDQPLSHEQHIGFARQFGELTVGHPVFGSVEGYPEVYSVSKTRFGKRFEGPKLIRPWTGWHTDVTAAINPPAASILRGVTIPPFGGDTQWTNLEAAYDALSPTLRGFLETLRGEHRFTAPEGMAGKREFHDKVAARELVSLHPLVRVHPESGRRSLYVSPGFLKRIDGLTPRESEQLLALLFEHVIQPEFTVRFKWSEGAIAFWDNRSTAHLAPRELTELNHDRQLYRITLVGDIPVGVNGLHSEVLAGEPVLAYAAAQG, from the coding sequence ATGTCGCATCCGCTCCATATCGAACCACTGGCCTTGAACATCGGGGCACTGATCAGCGGCGTCGACTTGCGCGAGCCGTTGCCCGCCGAACAGGTCGCGGCGATTCGCCAGGCGCTGATCCAGTGGAAGGTGATTTTCTTCCGCGACCAGCCCCTCAGCCACGAGCAACACATAGGTTTTGCCCGGCAGTTCGGCGAACTCACCGTCGGCCACCCGGTATTCGGTTCGGTGGAGGGCTACCCCGAGGTGTATTCGGTGAGCAAGACGCGCTTTGGCAAGCGCTTCGAAGGCCCCAAGCTGATCCGCCCCTGGACCGGCTGGCACACCGACGTAACTGCGGCGATCAATCCCCCGGCGGCCTCGATCCTACGCGGCGTGACCATCCCGCCCTTCGGTGGCGACACCCAGTGGACCAACCTTGAAGCCGCCTACGACGCCTTGTCGCCGACCCTGCGCGGCTTCCTTGAAACCCTGCGCGGCGAGCACCGCTTCACTGCCCCCGAAGGCATGGCCGGCAAGCGCGAGTTCCATGACAAGGTGGCCGCGCGCGAACTGGTCAGCCTGCATCCGCTGGTACGCGTGCATCCCGAAAGCGGGCGCAGGAGCCTGTACGTGAGCCCGGGGTTTCTCAAGCGCATCGACGGTCTCACCCCGCGCGAAAGCGAGCAGTTGCTGGCGCTGCTGTTCGAGCACGTGATCCAGCCGGAATTCACCGTGCGCTTCAAATGGAGCGAAGGCGCCATCGCCTTCTGGGATAACCGTTCCACCGCGCATCTGGCGCCCAGGGAACTCACCGAATTGAATCACGACCGCCAGCTCTACCGCATTACCCTGGTCGGCGATATTCCTGTCGGCGTGAATGGTTTGCACTCCGAGGTGCTGGCGGGCGAACCAGTGCTGGCCTATGCCGCCGCGCAGGGCTGA
- a CDS encoding methylated-DNA--[protein]-cysteine S-methyltransferase yields MATAYYCKPLPSPVGVLTLVASDSGLTAILWEVERPNRVRLGEMMPVDSHVVLDETARQLDEYFAGQRQRFELPLAFVGTAFQQKVWQALLTIPFGQTRTYSQIAAQIGHPTAVRAVGAANGRNPISIVAPCHRVIGASGELTGFAGGLLAKQVLLKIEFGAGALALGTGTPGRRSKWVTAEQAKMQQSLDF; encoded by the coding sequence TTGGCCACGGCCTACTACTGCAAGCCCCTGCCATCCCCCGTCGGCGTGCTCACTCTGGTGGCCAGTGACAGCGGCCTGACCGCCATCCTCTGGGAGGTCGAGCGCCCCAATCGCGTGCGCCTGGGCGAGATGATGCCGGTCGACAGCCACGTAGTGCTGGATGAAACCGCGCGGCAGCTGGATGAGTACTTCGCCGGTCAGCGGCAGCGCTTCGAGCTGCCACTGGCTTTCGTCGGCACGGCCTTCCAGCAGAAAGTCTGGCAGGCGCTGTTGACCATTCCCTTCGGCCAGACCCGCACCTATTCGCAGATCGCCGCGCAGATCGGCCATCCCACTGCCGTGCGCGCGGTGGGCGCCGCCAACGGGCGCAACCCCATTTCGATCGTCGCGCCCTGCCATCGGGTGATCGGTGCATCGGGGGAACTGACCGGGTTCGCCGGTGGCTTGTTGGCCAAGCAGGTGCTGTTGAAGATCGAGTTTGGTGCGGGGGCCTTAGCGCTCGGCACCGGTACGCCGGGCAGGCGCAGCAAGTGGGTCACTGCCGAGCAGGCGAAGATGCAGCAGTCACTGGATTTCTGA
- a CDS encoding MFS transporter: protein MPTSSTAQAPALPHAGSGLQILIMAVAAFIIVTTEFLIVGLLPALARDMNISVALAGQVVTLFAFTVMLFGPFLTARLAHLDRKKLFIGILLVFAASNALAALSTNIWVLALARFIPALGLPVFWGTASETAGQLAGPGNEGKGVSKVYLGISAALVFGVPLGTLAADTVGWRGSFWILVALSLLIAALLQLCMPTLPASPVKAAGEKQTAILKEPRFLAHVLLSILAFTAMFTAYTYLADILERLAHVPAGQVGWWLMGFGAVGMIGNQIGGRLVDRTPLGAMVLFLLVLAAGMLATVPLADNRVGLVLALIAWGVAYTALFPICQVRVMQAGAKAQALAATMNISAANAGIGLGAIFGGIGIGHFGLQSLGVIASAIAAVGVVLAVLMMRRR, encoded by the coding sequence ATGCCAACCTCTTCCACGGCGCAAGCCCCTGCCCTGCCGCACGCAGGCAGTGGCCTGCAGATTCTGATCATGGCCGTTGCCGCGTTCATTATCGTCACCACTGAGTTCCTGATCGTCGGCCTGCTGCCGGCGCTGGCGCGTGACATGAACATCTCCGTCGCCCTGGCCGGCCAGGTGGTCACCCTGTTCGCCTTCACCGTGATGCTGTTCGGGCCGTTCCTGACCGCGCGCCTGGCTCATCTGGATCGCAAGAAGCTGTTCATCGGCATCCTGCTGGTGTTCGCCGCGTCCAACGCGCTGGCGGCGCTGTCGACCAATATCTGGGTGCTGGCTCTGGCGCGCTTCATTCCGGCGCTGGGCTTGCCGGTGTTCTGGGGCACCGCCAGTGAGACCGCCGGGCAATTGGCCGGGCCGGGCAACGAAGGCAAAGGCGTGTCCAAGGTGTACCTGGGCATCAGCGCGGCGCTGGTGTTCGGCGTGCCGCTGGGCACCCTGGCGGCGGACACGGTGGGTTGGCGCGGCAGTTTCTGGATTCTGGTGGCGCTGTCGCTGCTGATCGCGGCGTTGTTGCAACTGTGCATGCCGACATTGCCGGCCTCGCCGGTCAAGGCAGCCGGTGAAAAGCAGACGGCGATCCTCAAGGAACCGCGTTTTCTGGCCCACGTACTGCTGTCGATTCTGGCCTTCACGGCGATGTTCACCGCCTACACCTATCTGGCCGACATCCTCGAACGCCTGGCGCACGTGCCGGCTGGCCAGGTCGGCTGGTGGCTGATGGGCTTCGGTGCGGTGGGCATGATCGGCAACCAGATCGGCGGGCGGCTGGTGGACCGTACACCGTTGGGGGCGATGGTGCTGTTTCTGTTGGTCCTCGCTGCCGGGATGCTGGCGACCGTGCCCCTGGCGGACAATCGTGTTGGCCTGGTGCTGGCGCTGATCGCCTGGGGTGTCGCTTACACGGCGCTGTTCCCGATCTGCCAGGTGCGCGTGATGCAGGCCGGGGCCAAGGCTCAGGCGCTGGCGGCAACCATGAACATCTCCGCTGCCAACGCCGGGATCGGCCTGGGCGCGATCTTCGGTGGCATCGGGATTGGACACTTCGGTTTGCAATCGCTGGGGGTGATCGCCAGCGCGATTGCGGCGGTGGGTGTGGTGCTGGCAGTGTTGATGATGCGTCGTAGATAA